A region of uncultured Carboxylicivirga sp. DNA encodes the following proteins:
- a CDS encoding T9SS type A sorting domain-containing protein, with amino-acid sequence MMKVLLFVGVIMACLVHIDAQSLKSTKTFEGDKVVYLSDSVYYLLDSVYSYTSVNNKLAVSARTYNSYDSKGNILESRSQKLENGIWANTTLIFYTYTDNNSGYTQNHLQWNDETKSWNNIWKKSFIEDQENNKLNIIYSEWIDSSWEYIWQQDQYYNQNWQLLSYQTVKWNPEQNKWESYWDYNCYYDNNGNLLQTTHKSFNTETQVWSDEWECIQNYESGNLISEQIIDWDPELNNWTNIRYTDVNYSTGKVIKTRNSWNEDKSDWSNSMLITEVTDELNYITEIEKELWDENSTSWKPQSKDVFTYDNNSIKSSETTLYWNSNTSDWQNNFKKEYFYSQTLLPGEENIISKDYELVLYPNPAKDDMYLKFSGDAEQLNIFKMDGTLVMQVPVPQNGQYINVSSLKNGAYIAKISFKDGVAQTKFVKK; translated from the coding sequence ATGATGAAAGTATTACTTTTTGTGGGGGTCATAATGGCATGTTTAGTACATATTGATGCGCAATCTTTAAAGAGCACTAAGACTTTTGAAGGTGACAAAGTTGTTTATCTGTCAGATAGTGTTTATTACCTGTTAGATTCTGTTTATTCATACACTTCAGTGAATAATAAACTGGCTGTAAGCGCAAGAACCTACAATAGCTATGATTCAAAAGGAAATATCCTGGAATCCAGATCTCAAAAATTAGAAAATGGAATCTGGGCAAATACAACTCTTATTTTTTACACATATACTGATAATAATTCCGGTTATACTCAAAACCACTTGCAATGGAATGACGAAACAAAGAGTTGGAATAATATCTGGAAAAAGTCCTTTATAGAAGATCAGGAAAACAATAAGCTGAATATTATCTACTCTGAATGGATTGACAGTTCCTGGGAATATATCTGGCAACAAGACCAATATTATAACCAAAACTGGCAATTACTTTCATACCAAACAGTAAAATGGAATCCAGAACAAAATAAATGGGAATCCTATTGGGATTACAATTGTTATTACGACAATAATGGTAATTTACTTCAAACCACTCATAAATCATTTAATACAGAAACACAGGTATGGAGCGACGAATGGGAGTGTATCCAAAATTACGAATCTGGAAATCTGATCTCTGAACAAATAATTGATTGGGACCCTGAATTAAACAACTGGACAAATATCCGATACACGGATGTTAACTACTCAACAGGCAAAGTTATCAAAACAAGAAATAGTTGGAATGAAGATAAATCTGACTGGTCAAACAGCATGTTGATAACAGAAGTAACTGATGAACTGAATTATATTACAGAAATTGAAAAAGAGTTATGGGATGAGAATTCTACTTCTTGGAAACCTCAAAGCAAAGATGTTTTTACATATGACAATAATTCAATAAAGTCTTCTGAAACAACTTTATACTGGAATTCTAATACTTCAGACTGGCAGAACAACTTTAAAAAGGAATATTTCTACTCACAAACTTTACTTCCTGGTGAGGAAAATATTATTTCGAAGGATTATGAGTTGGTTCTATATCCTAATCCAGCCAAAGATGATATGTACTTAAAGTTTAGTGGCGATGCCGAGCAACTAAATATTTTTAAGATGGACGGCACGCTGGTCATGCAAGTACCTGTTCCTCAAAACGGGCAATATATTAATGTAAGCAGTTTAAAAAATGGAGCTTATATAGCTAAAATAAGCTTTAAGGATGGTGTTGCACAAACCAAATTTGTTAAAAAATAG
- a CDS encoding nucleoside-diphosphate sugar epimerase/dehydratase — translation MKSLLLKVFNGRIVSPWLILLIDLSIVANAFIISYIVRLNVLLSSYSVSDLTLSSLWVLLIYLLSFLVYGSFKGIIRHSSYNEFKIIIITCISAFSFLFGLNYIIEYFNLNWIYISQLVLIMHFSLTVILTIGFRMIVKEMYGFLTKKQAFDNVLIYGAGDMAQITMEAIKNDKENHYNVLGFIDDKVSKIGIQVNSCPVISWKKALETGKSRHIQIIILAVRNISVQKKHEISQACIDNGWKLKVMPSVQNWVNGISNEKQIRDIQIDDILGRDEIQLNLGKIMVGLDGKVILVTGAAGSIGSEIVRQLLRFSVQKIIMLDIAESALYDLQQELILSHSDAPFDVVLADVTNRKRIEDIFQLYKPDIVFNAAAYKHVPLMETYPYEAIRVNIGGAKLLADMAVKYKVQKFVMISTDKAVNPTNVMGTSKRICEIYIQALSQLKNIETAFITTRFGNVLGSNGSVVPLFKKQIAQGGPITVTHKDITRYFMTIPEACQLVLEAGFMGEGGEIFLFDMGEPVKIVDLATEMIRLSGLKVDEDIKITYTGLRPGEKLYEELLASKENTLPTHHDKIMIGKVRKHDYDTVNKKVKELLFALQIENNNLLVSRMKELVPEYISQNSEFSKLDKQLESSEL, via the coding sequence ATGAAATCTTTACTATTAAAAGTATTTAATGGTCGGATAGTATCCCCTTGGTTGATTCTGCTAATAGATCTTAGCATAGTAGCTAACGCTTTTATTATATCCTATATTGTCAGGCTAAATGTACTTTTATCATCTTACTCAGTCTCCGATTTAACACTAAGTTCTCTTTGGGTTCTCTTAATCTACCTGTTGTCATTCCTTGTATATGGGTCTTTTAAAGGTATAATCAGACACAGTAGTTACAATGAATTTAAAATAATCATAATTACCTGTATATCTGCATTTTCATTTCTATTTGGTTTAAATTACATTATTGAATATTTCAATTTAAACTGGATTTATATTTCCCAGCTTGTTTTGATAATGCATTTTTCGCTTACAGTTATTTTAACAATAGGATTCAGAATGATTGTTAAAGAAATGTATGGTTTCCTGACTAAAAAACAAGCATTTGATAATGTTCTTATTTATGGTGCCGGGGACATGGCACAGATTACAATGGAGGCTATTAAAAATGACAAAGAAAATCATTACAATGTTCTAGGCTTTATTGATGACAAGGTTTCAAAAATTGGAATACAAGTTAATTCCTGTCCGGTAATATCATGGAAAAAAGCACTTGAAACAGGTAAAAGCAGACATATTCAAATTATTATCCTGGCAGTCAGAAATATAAGTGTTCAAAAAAAACATGAAATATCGCAAGCCTGTATTGATAATGGTTGGAAATTAAAAGTGATGCCTTCTGTACAAAATTGGGTTAATGGAATTTCCAATGAAAAACAAATCAGGGATATTCAGATTGACGATATACTTGGCAGGGATGAAATTCAATTAAATCTTGGCAAAATTATGGTTGGGCTAGATGGGAAAGTTATTCTTGTAACTGGTGCCGCTGGATCAATTGGATCTGAAATAGTTAGACAACTATTGCGATTCAGTGTTCAAAAGATTATCATGCTGGATATTGCTGAATCAGCTTTATATGATCTGCAACAAGAACTCATTCTAAGTCATAGCGATGCTCCCTTTGATGTCGTGCTGGCTGATGTAACCAACAGAAAAAGGATTGAAGATATTTTTCAGCTATATAAACCGGATATAGTATTTAATGCAGCCGCCTATAAACATGTTCCTTTAATGGAAACTTATCCTTATGAAGCTATAAGGGTTAATATTGGTGGAGCCAAATTATTGGCAGATATGGCAGTTAAATACAAGGTTCAGAAATTTGTTATGATTTCAACTGATAAAGCTGTAAATCCAACCAATGTGATGGGTACCTCTAAACGTATTTGTGAAATCTATATACAAGCTTTGTCCCAGCTTAAGAATATCGAAACAGCATTTATCACTACCCGATTTGGTAACGTTCTAGGATCAAATGGTTCTGTTGTACCTTTATTTAAAAAACAAATAGCACAGGGTGGACCAATTACAGTGACACATAAAGATATAACCCGCTATTTTATGACCATTCCTGAAGCTTGTCAATTAGTACTGGAAGCAGGTTTTATGGGCGAAGGTGGAGAGATCTTTCTATTTGATATGGGAGAGCCGGTTAAGATTGTTGACCTGGCAACTGAAATGATCCGTCTATCAGGATTAAAAGTTGATGAAGATATTAAAATCACATATACTGGTTTACGTCCCGGAGAAAAGTTATATGAGGAGCTTTTAGCCTCTAAAGAAAACACGCTTCCAACTCACCATGATAAAATAATGATTGGCAAAGTCAGGAAACATGATTATGATACAGTAAATAAAAAAGTTAAAGAATTACTATTTGCCTTACAAATTGAGAATAACAATCTACTGGTTAGCAGAATGAAAGAATTGGTTCCTGAATATATTTCTCAAAACAGTGAGTTCAGTAAATTAGATAAACAATTGGAAAGTAGTGAATTGTAA
- a CDS encoding polysaccharide biosynthesis/export family protein encodes MKKNIVIFINLLIMSSCVPLKKSIYLQGELAKELDRIESAYNPEKTSYLIKPNDNLYIRVTSLDSRTSAFLNNDVGSTNNTIDNPMAASLIGYRVELDGSINYPFVGKIYVANLTLDQVRDKIQLAVSKFIEESSVNVKLLNDNITIIGEVTNPGRFLLYAEEVNLLEAISMAGDLTDFANRKKVRLIRQDGETQQMIVINTLDEKIMFSPYYYLKPGDIIYVEPRRLKSLNLSQIPIGMTLTLLNTVLLMYTFYQTQFINNANN; translated from the coding sequence ATGAAGAAAAACATTGTAATATTTATTAACCTTTTAATAATGAGTTCTTGTGTGCCATTGAAGAAATCAATATATCTGCAAGGAGAATTGGCTAAAGAGCTTGATAGAATTGAGAGTGCTTATAATCCTGAGAAAACGTCATATCTCATCAAACCCAATGATAATTTATATATTAGAGTCACAAGTTTAGATTCCAGGACCTCTGCCTTCTTAAATAATGATGTGGGTAGTACAAATAATACCATTGATAACCCAATGGCAGCCAGTTTAATTGGTTATCGGGTTGAGTTGGATGGTTCCATTAATTATCCCTTTGTTGGTAAAATTTATGTAGCTAATTTAACCCTGGATCAGGTAAGGGATAAAATTCAATTGGCAGTAAGCAAATTTATTGAAGAAAGTAGTGTAAATGTTAAATTACTAAATGATAATATAACTATTATTGGAGAAGTTACAAATCCAGGAAGGTTCTTATTATATGCAGAAGAGGTAAATCTATTAGAAGCTATAAGTATGGCCGGAGACTTGACTGATTTTGCTAATCGCAAAAAAGTAAGGTTGATCAGGCAGGATGGAGAAACTCAACAAATGATTGTGATCAATACACTGGATGAAAAAATAATGTTTTCACCTTATTATTATCTTAAACCAGGAGATATAATTTATGTTGAACCAAGAAGATTGAAATCATTGAATTTAAGTCAAATACCTATTGGAATGACATTAACGCTTTTAAATACTGTATTGTTAATGTATACATTTTATCAAACTCAGTTTATTAACAATGCAAACAATTAA